Proteins co-encoded in one Puniceicoccaceae bacterium genomic window:
- the acnA gene encoding aconitate hydratase AcnA, translated as MSQLPNPFQTLSELKSPGGQSLGHYYSLPALESQGVGPVSRLPVSIRVVLESVLRNCDGKRIDQEAVRLLANWNASSPAKKEIPFVVSRIVLQDFTGVPLLVDLAAMRDAMKDQGKDPSKIEPLVPVDLVVDHSVQVDRAGTAGAFLANLQFEFSRNRERYEFLKWGQQAFETFSVLPPSMGIIHQVNLEYLARVVFEKEVDGQAVLYPDTLVGTDSHTTMINGLGVVGWGVGGIEAEAGMLGQPVYFLTPEVIAVNLEGALKEGVTATDLTLRITQMLREEKVVGKFIEFIGEGTEKLSLADRATIANMAPEYGATMGYFPVDEQTLDYLRITGRSEQQIQKVEAYFKAQGMWGVPRKGQLEYTKVLDLDLSTIEPCVAGPKRPQDRIELPDLKSTFQRLLTAPVAEGGFGKSESEVNEKATVAFAADTYYPRRSQTNPEITNGSVLIASITSCTNTSNPSVMVAAGLVAKKAVERGIQLDDTVKASLAPGSRVVSDYLESTGLQPYLDQLGFNLVGYGCATCIGNSGPLDPAIEKAIQEKQLVAASVLSGNRNFEARVHGQIKSNFLMSPPLVVAFAIAGRVDIDMATEPLANDKDGNPVYLKDLWPSNEEIASLVSTGVRPEAFIERYAAIENLNQEWNQIESSEGALYEWNEASTYIQKPPFFDGFSRTVGQIEPVSGMRPLAMFADSVTTDHISPAGAILEEGPAGRYLKERGVTKAQFNSFGSRRGNDRIMTRGTFANVRIKNPLAGGKEGGYTKVFPEGELTSIFEAAEIYKARKTPLIVFAGQDYGMGSSRDWAAKGTALLGVKAVVAQSFERIHRSNLIGMGVLPLQFLEGASWQSYGLDGSETFDLPELNDAIRPAQSMTLVVNKADGSRMDIELLLRIDTDMEVDYFRNGGVLPYVLRELMV; from the coding sequence ATGAGTCAGTTACCGAATCCCTTCCAAACCTTGAGCGAACTCAAGTCGCCTGGCGGTCAGTCGCTGGGGCACTACTATTCCCTTCCTGCCCTGGAATCGCAGGGGGTAGGACCCGTCTCCCGGCTGCCAGTGAGCATCCGGGTTGTTCTGGAGTCGGTACTGCGTAATTGTGACGGCAAGCGCATCGATCAGGAGGCGGTGCGCCTGCTTGCAAACTGGAACGCGAGCAGTCCCGCCAAAAAGGAAATTCCATTTGTGGTTTCACGCATTGTGCTGCAGGACTTCACCGGAGTTCCCCTGTTGGTTGATCTTGCCGCGATGCGGGATGCGATGAAGGATCAGGGCAAGGATCCGAGCAAGATTGAGCCGCTGGTTCCGGTGGATCTTGTCGTGGATCACTCGGTGCAGGTGGACCGCGCGGGTACGGCTGGGGCATTCCTGGCAAATCTGCAGTTTGAATTTTCCCGCAACCGGGAGCGTTACGAGTTTCTGAAATGGGGACAGCAGGCTTTTGAGACGTTCAGTGTTTTACCGCCGTCGATGGGCATCATTCACCAGGTGAATTTGGAATATCTCGCCCGTGTGGTGTTTGAGAAAGAGGTTGATGGGCAGGCGGTGTTGTATCCGGACACGCTCGTGGGAACGGATTCCCACACGACGATGATCAACGGGCTTGGTGTTGTCGGTTGGGGTGTGGGTGGCATCGAAGCAGAAGCAGGCATGTTGGGGCAGCCCGTGTATTTCCTAACGCCCGAGGTGATTGCCGTAAACCTTGAAGGAGCTTTGAAAGAGGGTGTCACTGCGACCGATCTGACACTGCGCATCACGCAAATGCTGCGGGAGGAGAAAGTCGTCGGCAAATTCATTGAGTTCATTGGTGAGGGAACTGAAAAACTCTCACTGGCAGATCGGGCAACCATTGCGAACATGGCACCCGAATATGGAGCGACCATGGGGTATTTCCCTGTGGATGAGCAGACACTCGACTACTTGCGCATCACTGGGCGAAGCGAACAGCAGATCCAGAAGGTGGAGGCATATTTTAAAGCCCAGGGAATGTGGGGAGTGCCTCGCAAGGGACAATTGGAATATACCAAAGTGCTCGACCTCGATCTTTCTACGATTGAACCCTGTGTGGCAGGGCCGAAACGTCCACAGGATCGCATCGAGCTGCCCGACCTCAAATCAACCTTTCAGCGCCTGCTCACTGCGCCGGTTGCCGAGGGTGGCTTTGGAAAGAGCGAATCTGAAGTTAACGAAAAAGCAACCGTGGCATTCGCAGCGGACACATACTACCCGCGGCGGTCTCAGACCAATCCGGAGATCACCAATGGTTCCGTGTTGATTGCATCCATCACGAGCTGTACGAATACGAGCAATCCCAGCGTCATGGTAGCGGCAGGTCTTGTCGCGAAGAAGGCGGTGGAACGGGGTATTCAGTTAGATGATACTGTCAAGGCGAGTTTGGCACCGGGGTCACGGGTCGTGAGTGACTACCTTGAGAGCACGGGTTTGCAGCCCTATCTGGATCAGTTGGGATTCAATCTGGTGGGCTATGGCTGTGCAACCTGCATCGGCAACAGCGGCCCTCTGGATCCTGCGATTGAAAAGGCCATTCAGGAAAAGCAGCTGGTTGCAGCGAGCGTGCTTTCCGGTAACCGGAACTTCGAGGCCCGCGTGCACGGTCAGATCAAGAGCAACTTTCTCATGTCTCCTCCGCTGGTTGTTGCCTTTGCAATCGCGGGTCGAGTGGATATCGACATGGCGACGGAGCCGCTCGCCAATGACAAGGATGGTAATCCGGTCTATTTGAAGGATCTCTGGCCGAGCAATGAGGAAATTGCCTCACTGGTCAGCACGGGTGTGCGTCCGGAGGCCTTTATTGAGCGCTATGCTGCCATCGAGAACCTCAATCAGGAGTGGAATCAGATCGAAAGTTCGGAAGGTGCACTGTATGAGTGGAACGAGGCAAGCACCTACATTCAGAAGCCTCCATTCTTTGATGGGTTCTCCCGAACTGTGGGTCAAATTGAACCTGTGTCCGGCATGCGTCCGCTCGCGATGTTTGCGGATTCGGTCACGACAGACCACATCTCACCAGCGGGTGCCATTCTCGAAGAGGGTCCAGCCGGCCGCTATCTCAAGGAGCGAGGAGTTACCAAGGCACAGTTCAATTCGTTTGGTTCGCGCCGAGGCAACGACCGCATCATGACGCGGGGAACTTTTGCAAATGTTCGCATCAAGAACCCGTTGGCGGGTGGCAAGGAAGGCGGCTATACCAAGGTGTTTCCGGAGGGTGAACTAACCTCGATTTTTGAAGCTGCGGAGATTTACAAGGCGAGAAAAACACCGCTCATCGTATTTGCGGGACAGGACTACGGGATGGGAAGTTCGCGCGACTGGGCGGCAAAGGGAACTGCGCTGCTTGGCGTCAAGGCCGTCGTAGCCCAGAGCTTTGAGCGCATTCACCGCAGTAACCTTATCGGCATGGGTGTATTGCCCCTGCAGTTTCTGGAGGGGGCCTCCTGGCAGAGTTATGGACTGGATGGCAGCGAAACCTTTGACCTTCCGGAACTCAACGATGCGATTCGCCCGGCGCAATCGATGACGCTGGTAGTGAACAAGGCAGATGGAAGCCGCATGGACATCGAACTGTTGCTGCGCATTGATACTGATATGGAGGTGGATTATTTCCGGAACGGTGGAGTACTTCCCTATGTCTTGCGCGAGCTGATGGTATAG
- a CDS encoding LysE family translocator yields the protein MSDGLLSNFHGIGFALESNSMESGKLILFLIASLAVTLSPGPDNLFVLSQGIHSRRQSALLAAWGMVSGLSVHTLLAVLGVSAVIVASPLLFAGIQAAGAAYLLYLAFVTLRTGAQLEVEHACLAVSDAGMFRRGFLMNVLNPKVALFFLAFLPQFVMPEIGHARVQMLLLGGIFMVQAWICFSIIALAASGIGSLLRRRAGFARGLNIASGLILASLALKLVFELMVS from the coding sequence GTGTCCGACGGATTGCTTTCCAATTTTCACGGAATCGGTTTTGCGTTAGAGAGCAACTCCATGGAAAGCGGAAAACTGATCCTGTTCTTGATTGCTTCGCTTGCAGTGACGCTGTCACCCGGTCCGGACAACCTGTTTGTATTGTCCCAGGGCATCCACAGCCGGCGTCAAAGTGCGCTGCTTGCTGCGTGGGGCATGGTGAGTGGGTTGAGTGTTCACACACTGTTGGCAGTGCTGGGTGTGTCGGCCGTGATTGTCGCCTCGCCCTTGCTTTTTGCGGGAATTCAGGCGGCAGGAGCGGCCTATTTGCTTTACCTGGCATTTGTGACATTGCGAACGGGTGCTCAGCTGGAGGTGGAGCATGCGTGCCTTGCAGTGTCTGACGCTGGCATGTTCCGACGTGGGTTTTTGATGAATGTGCTCAATCCCAAGGTGGCGCTGTTTTTTCTGGCTTTTCTGCCGCAGTTTGTGATGCCGGAAATCGGGCATGCGCGGGTGCAGATGTTGTTGCTGGGTGGGATTTTCATGGTGCAGGCATGGATCTGCTTTTCGATCATTGCTTTGGCTGCATCGGGCATTGGATCGCTTTTGCGACGGCGTGCAGGTTTTGCGAGAGGGCTCAACATTGCTTCGGGCCTCATCCTCGCTAGCCTGGCATTGAAGCTGGTTTTTGAACTGATGGTGTCGTAG
- a CDS encoding YkgJ family cysteine cluster protein yields the protein MEGSDSMERLAAGQWQWPLNLDKGAVFDFACSSCGSCCRGEMTIHLNLADLQRMAGYLEYSTTARLFEDGVVEELKREIGFRPAIRFRQMPEKFCPFLENVLDDKSWTLSGRCKLHPHLKPLVCKLAPLGRELSFDENLRVSEQWLFTEPVRGCPGCRVGQRQLGAEWSQSHAQELELELSYFHIMEVLTREHAPMQEFRAFHRNLKVEQSVAEYLDEWQHRSG from the coding sequence ATGGAAGGCTCAGACTCGATGGAACGCCTCGCTGCGGGGCAATGGCAATGGCCGTTGAATTTGGATAAGGGAGCAGTTTTTGATTTTGCCTGCAGCAGCTGTGGTTCCTGCTGCCGCGGGGAGATGACCATCCACCTGAATCTGGCAGACCTTCAGCGCATGGCGGGCTACCTGGAGTATTCAACGACGGCTCGATTGTTTGAAGATGGGGTGGTGGAGGAATTGAAGCGGGAGATTGGGTTCCGTCCTGCCATACGCTTCAGGCAAATGCCGGAAAAGTTCTGCCCGTTTCTCGAAAATGTGCTCGACGACAAAAGCTGGACCTTAAGCGGGCGCTGCAAGCTTCACCCGCATCTGAAACCTTTGGTTTGCAAATTGGCACCGCTCGGGCGAGAGCTGAGCTTTGATGAGAACCTTCGGGTGTCAGAGCAGTGGTTGTTTACCGAACCGGTGAGAGGATGTCCGGGCTGCAGGGTTGGGCAGCGTCAGCTTGGAGCGGAATGGTCTCAGTCGCATGCGCAGGAGTTGGAGCTTGAACTCAGCTATTTTCACATCATGGAGGTGCTCACGCGTGAGCATGCACCGATGCAGGAGTTTCGTGCATTTCATCGCAATCTGAAGGTTGAGCAGAGCGTGGCTGAGTATCTGGATGAATGGCAGCATCGATCCGGGTGA
- a CDS encoding bifunctional UDP-sugar hydrolase/5'-nucleotidase: protein MKRIHLFLTFVGIWVVWNPGVAELHSDSKEPAGRVHLVLLATADLHGNLLPKDYHANSERSVGLAKLATMIHGIRAEHPQSQVMLLDAGDTIQGTPLAYYHARKHNAPEDPMMRVKNHLKYDAMTVGNHEFNFGLQVLRKAEQEAEFPWLSANIYEVGSDATAFAPYLVKNLSGVRVGVIGITTPGMPAWEEPANIEGLRFENPVEQAQKWVHHLRHVEQVDAVVILAHMGLEQDLRTGLATNDVVPMENAALRLARQVEGVDVILMAHTHRAVEALDVNGVRLVQPGRHGDHLARVDLYFDVTDGKATRIALNSRLLPVTEQVPADPEVVAIATPYDAATEAWLDQPIGYSEKALYATRARFEDSAILDLVHRVQLEVGNADLSFAASFTESAHIPAGPVTVRDIAGLYIYENTLMILEMTGQQVLDALEHSAKYFKQAKGSEDIESLVDKTMPGYNFDTVEGLSYQIDLRRPVGLRIQNATYEGEALRPEQRFRVAVNHYRRNGGGGYAMFRDAPVLHRSSDSIRNLIIEWVSERKHIPTEASQNWELLY, encoded by the coding sequence ATGAAAAGAATCCATCTGTTTTTGACCTTTGTGGGGATCTGGGTTGTTTGGAATCCGGGGGTTGCCGAACTGCATTCTGACTCTAAAGAACCCGCAGGTCGCGTGCACCTGGTTCTGTTGGCTACCGCCGATTTGCATGGGAATCTTTTGCCCAAGGATTATCATGCCAACAGTGAACGCTCCGTGGGGTTGGCCAAGTTAGCTACGATGATTCATGGCATTCGTGCAGAGCATCCGCAATCGCAGGTGATGTTGCTCGATGCCGGAGATACGATACAAGGCACGCCGCTGGCTTACTATCATGCCCGGAAGCACAATGCTCCGGAAGATCCCATGATGCGAGTGAAGAATCATCTGAAATACGATGCGATGACGGTCGGGAATCACGAGTTCAACTTTGGCTTGCAGGTGTTGCGAAAGGCAGAGCAGGAAGCGGAGTTTCCCTGGCTCTCTGCCAATATTTATGAGGTCGGAAGCGATGCGACGGCATTTGCCCCATACCTTGTGAAAAACCTCAGCGGTGTGCGTGTGGGTGTGATTGGGATCACCACACCCGGTATGCCTGCATGGGAAGAACCCGCCAATATTGAAGGACTGCGCTTTGAAAACCCGGTGGAGCAGGCTCAAAAATGGGTCCACCACTTGAGGCATGTCGAGCAGGTTGATGCTGTGGTCATTTTGGCGCACATGGGGCTGGAGCAGGACTTGAGGACCGGACTCGCCACCAATGATGTGGTTCCGATGGAAAACGCGGCGTTGCGTTTGGCCCGGCAGGTAGAGGGGGTCGATGTGATCCTGATGGCTCACACGCATCGGGCAGTCGAAGCTCTCGATGTCAATGGAGTGCGATTGGTTCAACCTGGGCGCCACGGGGATCACCTCGCGCGTGTGGATCTTTATTTTGATGTTACGGACGGAAAAGCAACCCGCATCGCGCTCAACAGTCGATTGCTTCCGGTGACGGAGCAGGTTCCGGCTGACCCCGAAGTCGTAGCCATCGCGACGCCCTATGATGCGGCGACTGAAGCCTGGCTGGATCAGCCCATTGGATACAGCGAGAAAGCACTCTACGCGACCCGTGCCCGGTTTGAGGACAGTGCCATTCTCGATTTGGTGCACCGTGTTCAATTGGAAGTTGGAAATGCAGATTTGTCATTTGCAGCGAGCTTTACGGAGAGTGCGCACATCCCTGCGGGGCCGGTAACGGTGCGGGATATTGCCGGTCTGTATATTTATGAAAACACCTTGATGATCCTGGAGATGACGGGGCAGCAGGTGCTCGATGCACTTGAACACTCTGCGAAATATTTCAAGCAGGCGAAGGGTTCGGAAGACATTGAGTCCCTGGTAGACAAGACCATGCCCGGGTACAACTTTGATACGGTGGAGGGGCTGTCGTACCAGATCGACCTGCGCAGGCCAGTTGGGTTGCGTATCCAAAATGCTACTTACGAGGGAGAAGCGTTGCGACCTGAGCAGCGCTTTCGGGTGGCGGTGAACCACTATCGTCGGAACGGAGGTGGTGGTTATGCGATGTTTCGGGATGCACCCGTGCTTCATCGATCCAGTGATTCGATTCGAAACCTCATCATCGAGTGGGTGAGTGAGCGAAAGCACATTCCAACCGAAGCCAGTCAGAACTGGGAGTTGCTCTACTGA
- a CDS encoding vitamin B12-dependent ribonucleotide reductase: MNSVTAQRPSKLIPKREFSSPDQHPYDQIEWKQETVAIANDKGEVIFQGNQIEVPAYFSDLSTKILSNKYFYGDKDLGTDPCNGGRETSFKQVLDRVVDTISEWGLQDGYFDNEQDAQVFNDELKWLCLNQYAAFNSPVWFNVGLFHKYGINAESRGNYRWDETFKEALPTMNHYEFPQASACFIQHVDDTMESIMNLASSESRLFKYGSGSGSNLSRIRAKAEKLSGGGTASGPLSFMEIYDTIAGTVRSGGKTRRAALMKILNTSHPDIVDFIQCKVQEEKKAWALIEQGYDGSFDGEAYRSVRFQNANLSIRPDDAFMQAAKEGGDYWTRWVKSGEPAEKHHAGKLLDMVAEATHLCGDPGMQFDGIIHKFHTCKASGRQHSSNPCSEFLFLDDSACNLASINLLKFLTADGFDHERFAAACRILIIAQDILVDRSSYPTRDITMNSHHFRPLGLGYSNLGALLMCLGYAYSDEKGRSLAALITSVMTATAYHASTEIAGRLGAFWGLDHARDYSAYDASEAEALPDNRSCMLEVLELHRDALKAVPHRSHEFSELFEYSTRRFNKAIDGFKRHGARNAQVTVLAPCGTIGFLMGCDTTGIEPAMGLIQYKTLAGGGMLTIPNHSVKTSLIHLGYSPEDVAQALEHVEKYGTLESVEDAVSPIESRHLPVFDTAFTSGRGKRSLHYNAHIDMLAAVQPFLSGGISKTINMPREATVKDIREAYIYAWEKGLKGVAIYRDGSKGVAPVKTRKDEPEETELKLAGPEAPNQMTAIPYRQKLPETRQSITHKYTIGETEGYITVGLYDDGRPGEVFIRQSKAGSSIQGFTDTVAILLSMCLQHGVPLTDLIRKLAFSKFEPSGFTRNPDVPIAHSCVDYLMRWMGMKFVDGYKDKMSPATEAPKSSHASVGSEESIASSLETNESESPRIQQETLQLLTQSQGNLICPECGSARVQTSGTCATCLDCGSSLGCS; this comes from the coding sequence ATGAATAGTGTTACTGCCCAGCGTCCCTCGAAGCTCATCCCAAAACGTGAATTCTCGAGTCCGGATCAGCACCCGTACGATCAAATCGAGTGGAAACAGGAAACCGTGGCGATTGCCAATGACAAAGGTGAGGTGATTTTTCAGGGAAACCAGATTGAAGTTCCTGCGTATTTCTCGGATCTCTCGACGAAAATCCTGTCGAACAAGTATTTCTATGGGGACAAGGATTTGGGAACCGATCCTTGCAATGGTGGTCGTGAAACCAGCTTCAAGCAGGTGCTGGACCGCGTTGTCGACACAATTTCAGAGTGGGGTCTGCAGGACGGATATTTTGACAACGAGCAGGATGCCCAGGTTTTCAATGATGAATTGAAGTGGCTTTGTCTCAATCAGTATGCGGCGTTTAACTCGCCGGTCTGGTTTAACGTTGGTCTTTTTCACAAATACGGAATCAATGCCGAATCGCGTGGCAACTATCGCTGGGATGAGACCTTCAAGGAGGCATTGCCTACGATGAATCACTATGAGTTTCCCCAGGCATCGGCCTGCTTCATCCAGCACGTCGACGACACCATGGAAAGCATCATGAACCTGGCCAGTTCGGAGAGCCGACTGTTCAAATATGGTTCCGGGAGCGGCAGCAATCTGTCGCGCATTCGTGCCAAGGCCGAAAAACTATCGGGTGGCGGAACCGCAAGTGGACCCCTGTCGTTCATGGAGATTTACGATACGATCGCCGGAACCGTGCGTAGTGGGGGCAAGACGCGTCGTGCAGCCCTGATGAAGATTCTCAACACCTCCCATCCCGATATTGTGGATTTCATTCAGTGCAAGGTGCAGGAAGAGAAGAAGGCCTGGGCATTGATCGAACAGGGCTACGACGGGTCGTTCGATGGGGAGGCCTATCGCAGTGTACGGTTCCAAAACGCGAATCTCAGCATCCGCCCGGATGATGCCTTCATGCAGGCAGCGAAGGAAGGCGGTGACTACTGGACGCGTTGGGTGAAGTCGGGTGAACCGGCCGAGAAACACCATGCGGGCAAGTTGCTGGATATGGTAGCCGAAGCGACCCATCTTTGTGGAGATCCCGGTATGCAGTTTGATGGCATCATTCACAAGTTCCACACCTGCAAGGCTTCGGGGCGCCAGCACTCCTCCAATCCCTGCTCCGAGTTTTTGTTCCTCGACGACAGTGCCTGTAATCTGGCCAGCATCAATCTGCTGAAGTTTCTCACTGCAGACGGTTTTGATCATGAGCGTTTTGCTGCGGCATGTCGCATTCTGATCATTGCACAGGATATTCTGGTGGATCGTTCCTCTTACCCGACCCGGGACATCACGATGAATTCCCATCATTTTCGTCCGCTTGGTCTCGGGTACTCCAACCTGGGAGCTTTGCTGATGTGTCTTGGTTATGCTTACTCCGATGAAAAAGGGCGTTCGCTTGCGGCGCTGATTACGTCGGTGATGACGGCAACGGCCTACCACGCTTCCACCGAAATTGCGGGTCGCCTCGGGGCCTTCTGGGGGCTGGACCATGCACGCGACTACTCTGCCTATGATGCATCTGAGGCCGAAGCTCTTCCGGACAATCGCAGCTGTATGCTCGAAGTGCTTGAGCTGCACCGTGACGCGCTGAAAGCAGTCCCACACCGCAGTCATGAGTTTTCAGAGCTATTTGAATATTCGACGCGGCGATTCAACAAGGCAATTGACGGATTTAAGCGTCATGGTGCTCGAAATGCTCAAGTGACGGTGTTGGCTCCATGCGGCACAATCGGGTTTTTGATGGGCTGTGATACGACTGGAATTGAACCGGCGATGGGCTTGATTCAGTACAAGACACTAGCGGGCGGAGGCATGCTGACCATCCCCAATCATTCCGTGAAAACCTCGCTGATCCACCTGGGGTATTCTCCAGAAGATGTGGCGCAGGCGCTCGAGCATGTTGAGAAGTATGGCACGCTCGAGTCCGTGGAGGATGCGGTCAGTCCCATCGAATCCAGGCACCTGCCGGTATTTGACACGGCGTTTACTTCCGGGCGCGGCAAGCGATCCCTGCACTACAATGCTCACATTGACATGTTGGCGGCGGTGCAGCCTTTTCTGTCGGGCGGTATTTCCAAAACGATCAACATGCCGCGCGAGGCGACAGTGAAAGATATTCGCGAAGCCTACATCTATGCCTGGGAAAAGGGGCTGAAGGGTGTTGCCATTTATCGGGATGGCTCCAAGGGAGTGGCTCCAGTCAAAACCCGCAAGGATGAACCGGAAGAAACCGAATTGAAGTTGGCTGGCCCAGAGGCTCCGAATCAGATGACTGCAATTCCCTATCGCCAGAAACTGCCGGAGACCCGCCAATCGATCACGCACAAATACACGATTGGAGAGACGGAGGGCTACATCACGGTCGGACTCTATGACGATGGACGCCCGGGCGAGGTATTCATCCGCCAGTCAAAGGCGGGAAGCAGTATTCAGGGCTTTACCGATACGGTGGCAATCCTGCTCTCCATGTGCCTGCAGCATGGGGTTCCGTTGACCGATCTTATTCGCAAGCTGGCGTTCAGCAAGTTTGAACCAAGTGGATTTACACGCAATCCCGATGTGCCCATTGCGCATTCCTGTGTGGACTATCTCATGCGCTGGATGGGGATGAAGTTTGTCGATGGATACAAGGACAAGATGAGTCCGGCAACGGAAGCCCCAAAGAGCAGCCATGCTTCAGTGGGGTCGGAAGAATCGATTGCATCGTCGCTCGAGACAAACGAATCGGAGAGTCCGCGGATTCAGCAGGAAACCTTGCAGTTGTTGACCCAGTCGCAGGGCAATCTGATTTGCCCGGAATGTGGCAGTGCACGTGTGCAAACATCAGGCACCTGTGCCACTTGTCTGGATTGTGGCAGCTCTCTGGGTTGCAGTTGA